The Arthrobacter russicus genome has a segment encoding these proteins:
- a CDS encoding cystathionine gamma-synthase — MADLNELGFNTRAVHAGQEPDPVTGAVVGGIVQSSTFAQDGIGQLRNGYEYGRGTNPTRDSLQTQLAAVEQARHAFSFSSGLAAEDSLIRALLRPGDHIVLGNDVYGGSYRLIDRVLGPWGISHSTADMASAPSVAAAATGATKMFWVETPSNPMMKITDIAALAEIAHAQGALLLVDNTFASPYLQTPIALGADIVVHSTTKYIGGHSDVIGGAVMVNDDGLAEKIGFVQFAVGAVSGPMDAFLTTRGLKTLGIRMDRHSANALQIAQWLTGRPGVERVLYPGLAEHPGHELAARQMRAFGGMISVQFSGGAQVARAVAESTKLFTLAESLGGIESLMNYPAEMTHASVKGTELEVPENLIRLSVGIEEVEDLIADLDQALKIAVS; from the coding sequence GTGGCTGATCTCAACGAGCTCGGTTTCAATACCCGCGCGGTCCACGCCGGGCAAGAGCCGGACCCAGTGACCGGGGCGGTGGTGGGCGGAATAGTGCAGTCCTCGACGTTCGCCCAGGACGGCATCGGCCAGTTGCGCAACGGCTACGAATACGGCCGTGGCACGAACCCGACCCGGGACTCGCTGCAGACCCAACTGGCCGCCGTCGAGCAGGCTCGGCACGCTTTTTCCTTCAGCTCCGGCTTGGCCGCGGAGGATTCGCTGATCCGGGCGCTGTTGCGGCCCGGCGACCACATCGTGCTCGGCAACGACGTTTACGGCGGCAGCTACCGGTTGATCGACCGGGTGCTCGGGCCGTGGGGGATCTCGCATTCCACTGCGGACATGGCCTCGGCGCCGAGCGTGGCCGCGGCGGCGACCGGAGCGACCAAGATGTTCTGGGTGGAAACGCCGTCGAACCCGATGATGAAGATCACCGATATCGCGGCGCTCGCCGAGATCGCACATGCGCAGGGCGCGCTGTTGCTCGTGGACAACACTTTCGCCTCGCCATACCTGCAGACTCCGATTGCCCTGGGTGCGGACATCGTGGTGCATTCGACCACCAAGTACATCGGCGGGCACTCCGATGTGATCGGCGGTGCGGTGATGGTGAACGACGACGGGTTGGCTGAGAAGATCGGTTTCGTGCAGTTCGCGGTGGGCGCGGTTTCCGGACCGATGGACGCCTTTCTGACCACCCGCGGACTCAAGACGCTGGGCATCAGGATGGACCGGCATTCGGCGAACGCGCTGCAGATCGCGCAGTGGTTGACCGGGCGCCCCGGGGTGGAGCGGGTGCTTTACCCCGGTTTGGCGGAGCACCCGGGGCACGAACTCGCGGCCCGGCAGATGCGCGCGTTCGGCGGCATGATCTCGGTGCAGTTCTCCGGCGGGGCGCAGGTTGCCAGGGCGGTGGCCGAGTCCACCAAGCTGTTCACTCTGGCCGAATCGCTGGGTGGGATCGAATCTTTGATGAATTACCCCGCGGAGATGACGCATGCCTCGGTGAAGGGTACCGAGTTGGAGGTCCCGGAGAACCTGATCCGGCTTTCCGTCGGCATCGAAGAGGTCGAAGACCTGATCGCGGACCTGGACCAGGCTTTGAAAATCGCAGTCAGCTGA
- a CDS encoding acyl-CoA dehydrogenase family protein gives MNGQTSGEHDLLGRHDVLDLGSLLSEAELAQRDKIREFTERRIKPQIARWFEDAYFPLELVPELGALGVLGMHLDGYGCAGASAVEYGLTAMEIEAGDSGIRTFVSVQGSLAMTAIHRWGSEAQKQRYLPLMARGELIGCFALTEPEAGSDPSAMRTTAVRTADGWRLNGAKRWIGLASVADVAVVWASVPDEGVRGFLVPTSSSGFTAEPITGKLSMRASIQCDVRFDDVELPAEAILPLAQGLRGPFSCLNEARYGIMWGSMGAARDAFEAALGYAAERRPFGSALASYQLTQAKLVDMMLELQKGQLLALHTGRLKDAGTLRPEQISVGKLNNVREALEICHQARSILGGNGITLDYSPLRHANNLESVRTYEGTDEVHTLILGQYLTGHSAFHPS, from the coding sequence GTGAACGGCCAGACGTCCGGCGAGCACGACCTGCTGGGCCGGCATGACGTGCTCGATTTGGGTTCGCTGCTGAGCGAGGCGGAGCTGGCGCAACGGGACAAGATCCGAGAATTCACCGAGCGCCGGATCAAACCGCAGATCGCCCGCTGGTTCGAGGACGCCTATTTCCCGCTGGAACTGGTCCCCGAATTGGGCGCCCTCGGCGTGCTCGGCATGCACCTGGACGGCTACGGCTGCGCCGGGGCGTCCGCCGTCGAGTACGGTTTGACCGCGATGGAGATCGAAGCGGGTGACTCCGGGATCCGCACTTTCGTCTCGGTGCAGGGATCATTGGCGATGACCGCAATCCACCGTTGGGGCAGCGAAGCACAGAAACAGCGCTACCTGCCTTTGATGGCGCGTGGCGAACTCATCGGATGCTTCGCCTTGACTGAGCCAGAAGCCGGCAGTGATCCGAGTGCAATGCGTACGACGGCGGTGCGCACCGCCGACGGTTGGCGGCTCAACGGCGCCAAGCGTTGGATCGGCCTGGCCTCGGTGGCCGACGTCGCCGTCGTCTGGGCTTCAGTACCCGACGAAGGCGTGCGCGGGTTCTTGGTGCCGACGTCTTCCTCGGGCTTCACTGCTGAACCGATCACCGGCAAGCTGTCGATGCGCGCCTCGATCCAGTGCGATGTTCGGTTCGACGACGTCGAGCTGCCAGCGGAGGCAATCTTGCCGCTTGCGCAAGGATTGCGCGGACCATTCTCTTGTTTGAATGAAGCCCGCTACGGGATCATGTGGGGCTCGATGGGTGCTGCCCGGGATGCCTTTGAAGCCGCATTGGGCTACGCCGCGGAACGTAGACCCTTCGGATCGGCGTTGGCTTCTTATCAGCTGACCCAGGCCAAGCTGGTGGATATGATGCTGGAACTGCAAAAGGGGCAGTTGCTCGCTTTGCATACCGGCCGACTCAAAGACGCTGGCACACTGCGGCCGGAACAGATCTCGGTGGGCAAACTCAATAACGTTCGCGAGGCCCTGGAAATTTGCCACCAAGCTCGGAGCATCCTTGGCGGCAATGGCATCACGCTGGATTATTCACCGCTCCGGCATGCCAATAATTTGGAATCGGTGCGGACCTACGAGGGCACAGATGAAGTGCACACACTGATTTTGGGTCAGTACCTCACCGGGCATTCCGCTTTTCATCCGTCCTAA
- a CDS encoding S1 family peptidase, with protein MNKVFKSVLIGAAAASMAFLGTGAASAAPVAGGGATPDIVGGTKAPATAWEVQLIFVQNGSSYGCTGEAISAEWVLTAQHCIDGISSMNVYYSNSTTNRGTAIAADNWVASDNGDVALVHLSQSKNLGSYPALADSYTANAGDKGVVMGYGRRANAVQSDGLYQANVQVVGASTDAYGGTAVHIKGVNGASNHGDSGGPLLVGGKIVGVCSTGDSSDPGADIHAGSNYANLTDSRQWISDTAGV; from the coding sequence GTGAACAAAGTTTTCAAGTCGGTATTGATCGGCGCGGCTGCTGCGTCGATGGCTTTCCTCGGCACCGGCGCGGCGAGCGCTGCTCCGGTCGCTGGTGGTGGAGCCACTCCGGACATCGTCGGCGGCACCAAAGCCCCGGCCACCGCCTGGGAAGTCCAGTTGATCTTCGTGCAGAACGGCAGCAGCTATGGTTGCACCGGCGAAGCCATCTCCGCTGAATGGGTCCTGACCGCCCAGCACTGCATCGACGGCATCAGCTCGATGAATGTCTACTACAGCAACAGCACCACGAACCGCGGAACGGCCATTGCCGCCGACAACTGGGTTGCTTCGGACAACGGCGACGTCGCCCTGGTGCACCTGTCCCAGTCGAAGAACCTCGGTTCCTACCCGGCGCTGGCGGACAGCTACACGGCCAACGCAGGCGACAAGGGTGTCGTGATGGGCTATGGCCGGCGCGCCAACGCGGTCCAATCCGATGGCCTCTACCAGGCGAATGTCCAGGTGGTCGGCGCCAGCACCGACGCCTACGGTGGCACGGCTGTGCACATCAAGGGCGTCAACGGCGCTTCCAACCACGGTGACTCCGGCGGGCCTTTGTTGGTCGGCGGCAAGATCGTGGGCGTCTGCTCCACGGGCGATAGCTCGGATCCCGGTGCGGACATCCATGCCGGCAGCAACTACGCCAACCTGACTGATTCCCGTCAGTGGATCTCGGACACCGCAGGGGTCTGA
- the kdpF gene encoding K(+)-transporting ATPase subunit F has product MPAVSALFVWLPLAILGLALCGYLIAALIRPEKW; this is encoded by the coding sequence ATGCCCGCCGTATCCGCACTCTTTGTTTGGCTGCCGCTGGCGATCCTCGGATTGGCACTTTGCGGCTACCTGATTGCTGCCCTGATCCGACCGGAGAAGTGGTAG
- a CDS encoding S1 family peptidase, whose amino-acid sequence MNKIFRSVLVGAAAASIAFIGAGAAGAAPVGNGGATPNIVGGSKAPATPWAVQLIFQKTGQSGSFGCTGEAISADWVLTAGHCVKGVSGMKVYYSNVTPASGENIAVDNFYSQPGNDVALVHLSKSKQLDSYPALTDSYKVSTSDTGLIMGYGHRANDAVADGLYQAKQKVIGSSSDTAGGPAIHLQGVDGSANRGDSGGPLIIGGKIVGVASTVDSLPGASTTGKANYASVTNARQWIKSTSGV is encoded by the coding sequence ATGAACAAGATTTTCAGATCGGTTCTGGTCGGTGCGGCTGCCGCGTCGATCGCTTTCATCGGCGCCGGCGCAGCCGGCGCTGCCCCGGTCGGCAACGGCGGGGCGACGCCGAACATCGTCGGCGGCAGCAAAGCCCCGGCGACGCCGTGGGCGGTTCAGCTCATTTTCCAGAAGACCGGGCAGTCGGGCAGCTTCGGTTGCACCGGCGAGGCCATTTCTGCCGATTGGGTCTTGACCGCGGGGCACTGCGTCAAGGGCGTCAGCGGCATGAAGGTCTACTACTCCAACGTGACTCCGGCCAGCGGCGAGAACATCGCGGTCGACAACTTCTACTCGCAGCCGGGCAACGACGTTGCTTTGGTGCACTTGTCGAAGTCCAAGCAGCTGGACTCCTACCCGGCGCTCACGGACAGCTACAAGGTCAGCACCTCGGACACCGGGTTGATCATGGGTTACGGGCACCGTGCAAACGACGCGGTCGCTGATGGCCTCTACCAGGCCAAGCAGAAAGTCATCGGCTCCAGCAGCGACACCGCAGGCGGCCCGGCGATCCACCTGCAAGGTGTGGATGGCAGCGCCAACCGCGGCGATTCCGGCGGCCCGTTGATCATCGGCGGCAAAATCGTCGGCGTTGCTTCGACGGTTGATTCGCTTCCTGGCGCAAGCACCACGGGCAAGGCCAACTACGCGAGCGTGACGAACGCCCGCCAGTGGATCAAGAGCACTTCCGGAGTCTGA
- a CDS encoding S1 family peptidase: protein MNKVLKSVLVGAAAASMAFVGVGAANAAPVGSGSTPDIVGGTKAPATPWAVQLIFQQDGASYGCTGEAISAEWVLTANHCVDGDTGMKVYYSNSTTNRGTGIAVDQFYSSTNGDVALVHLSQAKNLGSYPALADSYTAKAGDQAVIMGYGHRANGANADGLYQANVKVLGSSTDAYDGTAVHIQGVNGGANHGDSGGPIIIGGKIVGVASTVDAEPGASTTGKANYANLTDSRQWISDTSGV, encoded by the coding sequence ATGAACAAGGTCTTGAAATCCGTTTTGGTCGGTGCAGCTGCTGCATCGATGGCATTCGTCGGCGTGGGGGCGGCCAATGCTGCTCCGGTCGGCTCCGGGTCGACTCCGGATATCGTCGGTGGCACCAAGGCCCCAGCGACGCCGTGGGCGGTCCAGCTCATTTTCCAGCAGGACGGGGCCAGCTACGGTTGCACCGGCGAAGCAATTTCGGCCGAGTGGGTATTGACCGCTAATCACTGTGTCGACGGCGATACCGGGATGAAGGTCTACTACTCGAACAGCACCACGAACCGTGGCACCGGCATCGCTGTAGACCAGTTCTACTCGTCGACCAATGGCGACGTCGCTCTGGTTCACCTTTCGCAGGCAAAGAACTTGGGCTCTTATCCGGCGCTGGCGGACAGCTACACCGCAAAAGCCGGTGATCAAGCCGTGATCATGGGTTACGGACACCGCGCCAACGGCGCCAACGCGGATGGCCTCTACCAGGCAAACGTCAAGGTCCTCGGCTCAAGCACCGATGCGTATGACGGCACCGCGGTGCACATCCAAGGCGTTAACGGTGGCGCAAACCATGGCGACTCCGGCGGCCCGATCATCATCGGCGGCAAGATCGTCGGCGTCGCGTCAACGGTCGACGCGGAGCCCGGCGCAAGCACTACCGGAAAAGCCAACTACGCCAACCTGACAGATTCGCGCCAGTGGATTTCAGACACTTCGGGCGTCTGA
- a CDS encoding S1 family peptidase, translated as MNKIFKSVLVGAAAASMAFLGTGAASAAPVAGGGATPDIVGGTKAPATAWEVQLIFVQNGGTYGCTGEAISADWILTANHCIDGDTSMNVYYSNSTTNRGTAIKADKWVTSGKGDVALVHLSQSKNLGSYPALADSYTATSGDAGKIMGYGRRANAANADGLYQANVTVIGKSTDAYRGTAVHIKGVDGAANHGDSGGPLIVGGKIVGVCSTGDDQDPGANTQAGSNYANLTASRSWIKSTSGV; from the coding sequence ATGAACAAGATCTTCAAGTCGGTCCTGGTAGGGGCCGCTGCTGCATCGATGGCATTCCTCGGCACCGGCGCTGCGAGCGCTGCTCCGGTCGCTGGTGGTGGAGCCACTCCGGACATCGTCGGCGGCACCAAAGCCCCGGCCACCGCCTGGGAAGTCCAGTTGATCTTCGTGCAGAACGGCGGCACCTATGGTTGCACCGGCGAAGCCATTTCGGCCGACTGGATTCTGACCGCCAACCACTGCATCGATGGCGACACGTCAATGAACGTGTACTACTCGAACAGCACCACCAACCGCGGTACCGCCATCAAAGCGGACAAATGGGTGACTTCCGGCAAGGGCGACGTGGCCCTGGTCCACCTCTCCCAGTCGAAGAACCTCGGTTCTTACCCGGCGCTGGCGGACAGCTACACCGCCACTTCCGGCGATGCCGGCAAGATCATGGGCTACGGCCGGCGCGCCAACGCTGCCAACGCCGATGGCCTCTACCAGGCCAACGTCACGGTGATCGGCAAGAGCACCGATGCCTACCGCGGCACCGCGGTGCACATCAAGGGCGTCGACGGCGCCGCGAACCACGGTGACTCCGGCGGCCCCTTGATCGTCGGCGGCAAGATCGTCGGCGTGTGCTCGACTGGTGACGACCAAGACCCCGGCGCGAATACCCAGGCCGGCAGCAACTACGCCAATCTGACCGCTTCGCGCAGCTGGATCAAGAGCACCTCGGGCGTCTGA
- the kdpA gene encoding potassium-transporting ATPase subunit KdpA, protein MTFSLASFLTQAAILLVLLAAAHKPLGLYMARVFESTKNYLPERVFYRIAGVDAAADQKWSTYLRSVLAFSVVGILFVFLLQRLQGLVAGQGEAVDPWIAMNTAISFVTNTNWQTYAPEATVGILVQMLLLAVQNFLSAAVGIAVAIALVRGIKRSKTDEIGNFWVDLSRAAFRILLPIAIVGAVVFLATGIVQNFTGSPVTNAALGVQQQIPGGPVASQEAIKLLGTNGGGYFNANSAHPFENPNAYSNLFSIFLILVIPFSLTYTYGRMVGQQRQGYTVLTVMAGLWAISTGLMAWAMAAAGPLGEGFEQRFGPAASSLFASATTLTSTGAVDVAHDSLPPLAGGMALLNMMLGEIAPGGVGSGLYGMLVLAIISVFIAGLMVGRTPEFMGKKITAKQMKLAAMYILVTPTLVLVFTGITMLIPDQLANAAASPQNSPHQFSEVLYAFTSAANNNGSAFGGITSSGPYFATLLGLAMFFGRFIPIILVLALAGSLAQQKVVPASSGTVPTHGPLFATLLLGISVVLTALTYFPALALGPLAEGLAK, encoded by the coding sequence ATGACCTTTTCACTCGCATCCTTTCTGACTCAAGCCGCAATCCTGCTGGTTCTGCTCGCGGCGGCGCACAAACCCCTGGGCCTCTACATGGCCCGGGTCTTCGAAAGCACCAAGAACTACCTGCCGGAACGCGTCTTCTACCGGATCGCCGGGGTCGATGCCGCAGCGGACCAGAAATGGTCCACCTACCTGCGCAGCGTTTTGGCTTTTTCCGTGGTGGGGATCCTGTTCGTTTTCCTGTTGCAACGGCTGCAAGGCCTGGTCGCCGGCCAAGGCGAGGCGGTGGACCCGTGGATCGCGATGAACACTGCGATCTCCTTCGTCACCAACACCAACTGGCAGACCTACGCCCCGGAAGCCACGGTCGGCATCCTGGTGCAGATGCTGCTGCTCGCGGTGCAGAACTTCCTCTCCGCAGCGGTCGGCATCGCGGTCGCGATTGCGCTTGTTCGGGGGATCAAGCGCAGCAAGACCGACGAGATCGGCAATTTCTGGGTTGACCTGTCCCGGGCCGCGTTCCGGATCCTGTTGCCGATCGCGATCGTCGGGGCCGTAGTCTTCCTGGCCACCGGGATCGTGCAGAACTTCACCGGCAGCCCGGTGACGAATGCCGCTTTGGGCGTGCAGCAGCAGATCCCCGGCGGCCCGGTCGCCTCGCAGGAAGCAATCAAGCTCCTGGGCACCAATGGCGGCGGCTACTTCAACGCCAATTCGGCGCACCCCTTCGAGAACCCCAATGCATACTCCAATTTGTTCTCGATTTTCCTGATCCTGGTGATCCCGTTCTCGCTGACCTACACCTATGGCCGGATGGTCGGCCAACAACGCCAGGGCTACACGGTGTTGACCGTGATGGCCGGGCTGTGGGCGATCAGCACTGGTCTGATGGCCTGGGCGATGGCCGCGGCCGGCCCTTTGGGCGAAGGCTTCGAACAGCGCTTCGGCCCGGCGGCGAGTTCGCTTTTCGCCTCCGCGACCACGCTGACCTCCACCGGTGCCGTGGACGTGGCGCATGATTCGCTGCCGCCGTTGGCCGGTGGCATGGCACTGCTGAACATGATGCTCGGGGAGATCGCCCCCGGCGGTGTGGGTTCGGGACTGTACGGCATGTTGGTGCTGGCTATCATCTCGGTGTTCATCGCCGGGCTGATGGTCGGCCGGACGCCGGAGTTCATGGGCAAGAAGATCACTGCGAAGCAGATGAAATTGGCCGCGATGTACATCCTGGTCACCCCGACCCTGGTGCTGGTCTTCACCGGTATCACCATGCTGATCCCGGATCAGCTGGCGAATGCGGCAGCCTCCCCGCAAAACAGTCCGCACCAATTCTCCGAGGTGCTCTACGCCTTCACCTCGGCGGCCAACAACAATGGCTCCGCGTTCGGCGGAATCACCAGTTCCGGACCGTATTTCGCCACGCTGCTGGGCTTGGCGATGTTCTTCGGCCGGTTCATCCCGATCATCCTGGTGCTTGCGCTGGCCGGCTCGCTGGCCCAGCAGAAAGTCGTTCCGGCCTCCTCCGGAACCGTGCCGACCCACGGACCGCTCTTCGCCACGCTGCTTCTGGGCATCTCCGTGGTGTTGACCGCTCTGACTTATTTCCCGGCCCTGGCTCTGGGCCCGCTCGCAGAAGGTCTCGCGAAATGA
- a CDS encoding amidohydrolase: protein MPTKPHKSTPTLAILNAHVVPVTGEAFDGGVIVKNGKITELGPAVKAPRGADVVDAAGQWLVPGLIDAHTHLGVHEEAEGPMGNDTNEMTDPIMAAVRALDAINPREMGFDDALAGGITAVNVNPGSGNPVGGLAVALHTHGGYVDEMVLRSPSGLKAALGENPKRVYGEKKQTPSTRLGTALVIRKAFQEARDYLATPAKERKAKDLKLEALGLVLNREIPWRQHAHRADDIATAVRIAEEFGYQLVIDHGTEAHLLAPLLAEKKIPVLIGPLFTSRSKMELRNRSLANPGKLAAAGVEISIITDHPVVPIHFLVHQATLAVKEGLDRDTALRSITINPAKVLGLADRIGSLETGKDADFVLWSGDPLDVMQRANQVFIGGKPVYHYDPETRQGVVASREMTGL from the coding sequence GTGCCCACGAAGCCCCATAAGTCCACCCCGACCCTGGCGATCCTGAATGCCCACGTGGTCCCCGTGACCGGCGAAGCGTTCGACGGCGGCGTGATCGTCAAGAACGGCAAGATCACCGAGCTCGGGCCTGCGGTCAAGGCGCCCCGCGGCGCCGACGTCGTCGATGCCGCCGGGCAGTGGCTGGTGCCCGGGCTCATCGATGCGCATACCCATCTGGGCGTGCACGAAGAGGCCGAAGGCCCGATGGGCAACGACACCAACGAGATGACCGACCCGATCATGGCTGCCGTCCGGGCTCTGGACGCGATCAATCCACGGGAAATGGGCTTCGACGATGCGCTCGCCGGCGGCATCACCGCGGTCAATGTCAATCCCGGTTCCGGCAATCCGGTGGGCGGATTGGCGGTCGCGCTGCACACCCATGGCGGCTACGTGGACGAAATGGTGCTGCGCAGCCCGAGCGGTTTGAAAGCGGCGCTGGGCGAGAATCCGAAGCGGGTCTATGGCGAGAAGAAGCAAACGCCCTCCACTCGGCTCGGCACCGCCTTGGTGATCCGCAAAGCCTTCCAGGAAGCCCGGGACTATCTGGCCACGCCGGCCAAAGAACGCAAGGCCAAGGACCTCAAGCTCGAAGCCTTGGGCCTGGTGCTGAACCGGGAAATCCCTTGGCGGCAGCACGCGCACCGCGCCGACGACATCGCCACGGCAGTGCGGATCGCCGAAGAGTTCGGCTACCAGCTGGTGATCGATCACGGCACCGAAGCGCATCTGCTGGCGCCGCTGCTCGCGGAGAAGAAAATTCCGGTGCTGATCGGGCCGTTGTTCACTTCCCGGTCCAAAATGGAATTGCGCAACCGCTCATTGGCCAATCCCGGGAAACTGGCTGCGGCCGGCGTCGAGATTTCCATCATCACGGACCATCCGGTGGTGCCGATCCATTTCCTGGTGCACCAAGCCACTTTGGCCGTCAAAGAAGGCCTGGACCGGGATACCGCCCTGCGTTCGATCACGATCAATCCCGCCAAGGTGCTGGGCCTGGCAGACCGGATCGGCTCCTTGGAAACCGGGAAAGACGCCGACTTCGTGCTCTGGAGCGGCGATCCCTTGGACGTCATGCAACGGGCGAACCAAGTGTTCATCGGCGGCAAGCCGGTCTATCATTACGACCCCGAGACCCGGCAGGGCGTGGTCGCCTCCCGGGAAATGACCGGGCTGTGA